In a genomic window of uncultured Sphaerochaeta sp.:
- the dnaE gene encoding DNA polymerase III subunit alpha, whose protein sequence is MSETEEQTVQQTFVHLHNHTDFSLLDGAAPIKRYMEKAKNLGMTSLAITDHGNMFGSLRFYNAAKDAGINPIIGCEFYCNPTGHTERPAPGGKKPNQYHLILLAMNEQGYHNLMELNSISYTEGFYFKPRIDDELLKQYNEGLICLSACLGGEILQHLLNNQYELAKERALWFSSVFDDGRYFLELQDHNLAEQKRTNPLLKQLSDETGIPLVCTNDIHYIDKSDANAQDLLLCVGTNSKKNDPDRMRFPNQEFYMKTQQEMHDLFSWCPEALENTVRIAQRCNLEIHFPGPLLPDFEVPEGFADPADYLRHLSNEGLRKRYTTITEELQKRLDYELDVIIKMKFEGYFLIVMDYIQWAKQHDIPVGPGRGSGAGSLVAYSIEITDVDPIKFNLLFERFLNPERVSMPDFDIDFCFERRQEVINYVTDHYGTERVAQIATFGTLKAKAVVKDVARVLDIPFDESNNICKLIPDDPKMTLAKAFEQNKELGELEDRGGIYAELFDAARRLEGLNRHTSTHAAGVVIGKEQLVKYVPLYRDAKTGAISTQYTMDLIEECGLVKMDFLGLKTLTLIKHTEDLIHKKDPSFNAAHIDEEDPKTFSMLCKGDSTAVFQFESQGMQNILKEAKPSNIEDLVALNALYRPGPMAYIPQFVNCKLGKQPITYANPELEEELKTTYGVIVYQEQVMKVAQIIAGYSLGSADILRRIMGKKKVAALEKEKVKFIAGAKALGRSEQHANEIFEMLEPFAGYGFNKSHAVAYSVVAYQTAFLKANYPAEFWAANLTNEMGSPDKFSEYLQVAKDQGLEILPPSVNYSDKHFSVVDGKIVYGLAGIKNVGEGVVELLVRERDTAGPFKDFLDFLTRLDTKAMNTKLLESLIKAGAFDTLGTNRPTLLENLGDAITYVQKRKEATAYGQISLFDEETEASMETFSMREVEDWKIPEKLEMEKGLLGFYISGHPLDAYAQAINQRVTVNTSKLEQMPFGRPTNIIAMVSSIRPYTTQKGGIMGFLQLTDRNATFDATLFPKMFEQYRDIVRVDGIFGFIGKFDNSRGNDKISFLIEQIFEDPNQLAPLAVSRCHIELEKSFCSTEHISHLRDTCLSWGGNCSLLLHFREEGEELGTIVECGREFSVRYCDDLVQALQENPAILHIWFD, encoded by the coding sequence ATGTCTGAAACCGAAGAGCAAACCGTGCAGCAAACCTTTGTCCACCTGCACAACCATACAGACTTCTCCCTCCTTGATGGGGCGGCCCCCATCAAGCGATATATGGAAAAGGCAAAGAACCTGGGCATGACCAGTCTGGCCATCACCGACCACGGCAACATGTTCGGATCATTGCGCTTCTACAATGCCGCAAAGGATGCCGGGATCAACCCCATCATAGGCTGTGAATTCTATTGCAACCCTACCGGCCACACCGAACGCCCCGCCCCGGGCGGCAAGAAGCCCAATCAGTACCATCTCATTCTCTTGGCGATGAACGAGCAGGGCTATCACAACCTGATGGAGCTCAACTCCATCTCCTACACCGAAGGCTTCTATTTCAAGCCCCGCATCGATGATGAGCTCTTGAAGCAGTACAATGAAGGCCTGATCTGCCTCTCAGCCTGCCTTGGGGGTGAAATACTCCAGCACCTGCTGAACAACCAGTACGAGCTGGCCAAGGAGCGGGCCCTCTGGTTCTCATCCGTCTTTGACGACGGACGCTATTTCCTTGAGCTGCAGGACCACAATCTTGCCGAGCAGAAGCGGACCAACCCCCTGCTCAAGCAACTCAGCGACGAAACAGGAATTCCCTTGGTGTGCACCAATGACATACACTACATCGACAAGAGTGATGCAAACGCCCAAGACCTCTTGCTCTGCGTGGGAACCAACTCCAAGAAAAATGATCCCGACCGCATGCGTTTTCCGAACCAGGAATTCTACATGAAGACCCAACAGGAGATGCATGATCTGTTTTCCTGGTGCCCCGAGGCGTTGGAGAACACCGTCCGCATCGCCCAGCGTTGCAATCTTGAGATTCATTTCCCCGGTCCGCTCCTGCCGGATTTCGAGGTTCCCGAAGGCTTTGCCGACCCTGCAGATTACCTACGCCATCTCTCCAACGAGGGGCTGCGGAAACGGTACACCACCATAACCGAGGAGCTTCAGAAGCGTTTGGATTACGAGCTTGATGTCATCATCAAGATGAAGTTCGAAGGCTACTTCCTCATCGTCATGGACTACATCCAGTGGGCCAAGCAGCACGACATCCCCGTCGGTCCCGGCCGTGGGTCCGGTGCCGGATCGCTGGTAGCCTACTCCATCGAGATCACCGATGTCGATCCGATCAAGTTCAACCTCCTCTTCGAACGATTCCTGAACCCAGAACGGGTAAGCATGCCTGACTTCGACATTGACTTCTGCTTCGAGCGGAGGCAGGAAGTCATCAACTATGTGACCGACCACTACGGCACCGAGCGTGTTGCCCAGATTGCAACGTTCGGAACCCTGAAGGCCAAGGCTGTGGTCAAGGATGTCGCACGCGTTCTGGACATCCCCTTCGACGAGTCGAACAACATCTGCAAACTCATCCCCGATGATCCGAAGATGACCCTCGCAAAGGCTTTTGAGCAAAACAAGGAGCTGGGGGAGCTGGAAGACCGTGGCGGTATTTATGCCGAGCTCTTTGATGCAGCACGCCGCTTGGAAGGCCTGAACCGACACACCTCAACCCATGCCGCCGGTGTGGTCATCGGCAAGGAACAGTTGGTCAAGTATGTCCCGCTGTACCGTGATGCCAAGACCGGTGCCATCTCCACCCAGTACACCATGGACCTCATTGAGGAGTGCGGGTTGGTGAAGATGGACTTTCTGGGCTTGAAGACCCTGACCCTCATCAAACACACCGAGGACCTGATCCACAAGAAAGACCCCTCGTTCAATGCTGCCCATATCGATGAGGAGGACCCGAAGACCTTTTCCATGCTCTGCAAGGGCGACAGCACTGCTGTCTTCCAGTTTGAGAGCCAGGGAATGCAGAACATCCTCAAGGAAGCAAAGCCATCGAACATCGAGGATCTGGTCGCACTCAATGCCCTCTACCGCCCGGGTCCGATGGCCTACATCCCCCAGTTCGTCAACTGCAAGTTGGGCAAGCAGCCCATCACCTACGCGAACCCCGAGCTTGAGGAAGAGCTGAAGACCACCTACGGGGTCATCGTCTACCAGGAACAGGTCATGAAAGTGGCCCAGATCATCGCCGGTTACTCGCTGGGCAGTGCAGACATCCTCAGGCGTATCATGGGCAAAAAGAAAGTAGCCGCCCTGGAAAAGGAGAAGGTGAAGTTCATTGCCGGGGCAAAGGCTTTGGGTCGCAGCGAACAGCATGCGAACGAGATCTTTGAGATGCTTGAACCGTTCGCCGGCTACGGCTTCAACAAGAGCCATGCAGTCGCCTACTCGGTGGTTGCCTACCAAACAGCCTTCCTCAAGGCCAACTACCCTGCCGAATTCTGGGCTGCCAACCTCACCAATGAGATGGGAAGCCCCGATAAGTTCAGCGAGTATCTGCAGGTGGCGAAAGACCAGGGACTGGAGATCCTCCCGCCTTCGGTCAACTACTCGGACAAGCACTTCTCCGTAGTCGACGGCAAGATCGTCTACGGCCTTGCCGGCATCAAGAATGTCGGGGAGGGCGTAGTCGAGCTGTTGGTCAGGGAACGCGATACAGCCGGCCCCTTCAAGGACTTCCTGGACTTTCTCACCCGCCTCGACACCAAGGCCATGAACACCAAGCTGCTTGAGTCACTCATCAAGGCAGGGGCGTTCGACACCCTGGGGACCAACCGTCCGACACTTCTGGAGAACCTTGGGGACGCCATCACCTATGTGCAGAAGCGCAAGGAGGCAACAGCCTACGGCCAGATCTCCCTCTTTGACGAGGAGACCGAAGCCTCGATGGAAACCTTCTCCATGCGGGAAGTTGAGGACTGGAAGATTCCCGAGAAACTGGAAATGGAAAAAGGTTTGCTGGGCTTCTACATCAGCGGACATCCACTTGATGCCTATGCGCAGGCGATCAATCAGCGGGTGACGGTCAACACCTCCAAGCTGGAGCAAATGCCCTTCGGCCGTCCTACCAACATCATTGCCATGGTCAGCTCCATCCGGCCCTATACTACCCAGAAGGGTGGGATCATGGGCTTTCTGCAGCTTACCGACCGCAATGCCACCTTCGATGCCACCCTCTTTCCCAAGATGTTCGAGCAGTATCGCGATATCGTACGGGTTGACGGCATTTTCGGCTTCATCGGCAAGTTCGACAACTCCCGAGGCAATGACAAGATCTCCTTTCTGATCGAGCAGATCTTCGAGGACCCGAATCAGCTGGCACCCCTTGCGGTCTCCCGCTGCCACATTGAGTTGGAAAAGTCCTTCTGCAGTACCGAACACATCTCCCACCTCAGGGACACGTGCCTGAGCTGGGGAGGCAACTGTTCGCTCCTCCTCCACTTCCGCGAAGAGGGGGAAGAACTGGGGACCATCGTGGAGTGCGGCAGGGAGTTCAGTGTGCGCTACTGTGACGATTTGGTGCAGGCTTTGCAGGAAAATCCGGCAATTCTGCATATTTGGTTCGACTAA
- a CDS encoding FAD binding domain-containing protein has product MYEGIRSPVIHTPKTLSEFAAIAWRYPQAILWAGGTYLMSQKEYYPSEIKDGIIDLGGMEELKKITRNDRFVEIGSMVTTSQLLSAGKLVLPDILQETLRTLASQIVRHQVTIGGSLCVPDLRLPLSTTLAVLDAMAEIKYYQGGKVSTHWIPIAKLYDREGKLLLGEQKALLTRVRIGLEYGDYQKIITVEDPIRTTDECVIVAFQAKRSQNSLNKAQFCITFPNKAFHISKDLESKLSGITLPIHPERVNTLSYELVTELTKMHSAISDLQLERGRRIFESFLHELNAKSLSQ; this is encoded by the coding sequence GTGTACGAAGGAATTAGGTCTCCTGTCATTCATACCCCCAAGACTCTCAGCGAGTTTGCAGCCATTGCATGGCGCTATCCACAGGCAATCCTGTGGGCGGGAGGCACCTATCTGATGAGCCAGAAGGAGTACTACCCCAGCGAGATCAAGGATGGGATCATCGATCTGGGGGGTATGGAGGAGCTGAAGAAGATCACCCGCAATGACAGGTTTGTCGAAATCGGATCCATGGTCACCACCAGCCAGCTGCTCTCTGCAGGAAAACTGGTCTTGCCCGACATCCTGCAGGAGACGCTCAGGACACTGGCCAGCCAGATTGTCAGGCACCAGGTCACCATCGGAGGCTCGCTCTGCGTGCCCGATCTCCGCCTTCCTCTCTCCACAACCCTTGCCGTGCTCGATGCAATGGCAGAGATCAAGTACTACCAGGGCGGAAAGGTATCCACGCACTGGATCCCGATCGCAAAGCTCTATGACAGGGAGGGAAAGCTCCTGCTCGGTGAGCAGAAGGCCCTCCTTACCAGAGTCAGAATCGGGCTTGAATATGGGGATTACCAGAAGATCATTACGGTTGAGGACCCTATCCGCACCACTGATGAATGTGTTATAGTGGCGTTTCAGGCGAAGCGCTCGCAAAACTCCCTGAACAAGGCGCAGTTCTGCATAACCTTCCCCAACAAGGCCTTCCACATCAGCAAGGATCTTGAGTCAAAACTGTCGGGAATCACTCTCCCGATTCATCCTGAACGGGTCAATACGCTCTCATATGAGCTGGTGACCGAATTGACCAAAATGCACTCGGCGATCAGTGATCTGCAGTTGGAACGTGGGAGAAGGATTTTTGAGTCCTTTCTCCACGAGCTGAATGCAAAATCCCTTTCGCAATAG
- a CDS encoding 2Fe-2S iron-sulfur cluster-binding protein, translating into MKIECNIDGKALSLSVNSNKPLSLILMEDLGNKTITSHCKGNACGNCIVLINDEAALSCVIPAFRLKDATIKTFESYQKTRQYRDIERAYQATGNTPCPNCFASKTLIIESVLRELTNNTRTKTFSSTNLPIRAEHNDEEKLDKKAIIQELSLNTCQCMDMSEMLQIVEIALTYRRRKRVRRN; encoded by the coding sequence ATGAAAATAGAATGCAATATTGACGGGAAGGCTCTCTCCCTTTCGGTCAATTCCAACAAGCCACTCTCCCTGATACTCATGGAGGACCTGGGCAACAAGACCATCACCAGCCATTGCAAGGGAAACGCCTGCGGCAACTGCATTGTCCTGATCAATGACGAGGCAGCCCTCAGTTGCGTCATCCCCGCCTTCCGGCTCAAGGATGCCACGATCAAGACCTTTGAGAGCTATCAGAAAACCCGTCAGTATCGTGACATAGAACGGGCATACCAAGCCACCGGCAACACCCCGTGTCCCAACTGCTTTGCCAGCAAGACCCTGATCATTGAGTCCGTCTTGCGTGAACTCACCAACAACACACGCACCAAGACATTCAGCAGCACCAACCTCCCGATCAGGGCCGAGCACAACGACGAGGAGAAGCTGGACAAGAAGGCCATTATCCAGGAGCTCTCCCTGAATACCTGCCAGTGCATGGATATGTCGGAGATGTTGCAGATTGTCGAGATAGCCCTGACTTACAGGAGGCGCAAACGTGTACGAAGGAATTAG
- a CDS encoding molybdopterin cofactor-binding domain-containing protein has translation MAEKKPSAGKVAMLHGLVITSSVDAGRIGEITLPELDNNFILVATRDIPGTNRIRVLDSAVPLLTSSSISYHRQPVLALFGYDSESVQLKAREINISYQLPGSTQGEETVIESTPYTYRYGNLETATAEPGLETLERTYRFSGSEYQSNTLTRINVEMEEDILHIYTPTQWPSHVRETVSDTTGIPKRKIVIHRLPFYAPHDEMLLAPSSLSSLASIACIKGQCPVELLCSIESSRPELTIKRKTWYLSDGHVHAEAIEVQVNQGCEPMFSEEMSNQLIAGLVPLYPLAALSISITFHTSNTAPAHFFGDLGYNDALCSTETHYSALAKLTGYNPLTWRLKFAADSPSHSQAIRSDKYAKLKDLISSVSERSDFQRKSAAYEMQKQMRVKLSTFFNYSRGIALACGAGISGFSSECRSLPQQPVQITLNPNNKVEVNTSFYRNGSSAEIWRQIICEELGVAKSDITFLEEQKEMLDSGPSVLAANSGRMPMQVQKACTQIKEKRFVQPLPICESVFSSRQASAKGSLFFSNSYVAVALELEVDSVTLQPLVRSVWTSISLARIFNEQVLKSKIRHTIVTTLREAGALLSNRSSFDIDIVIKGEGEQISSSITSALKGVVSAAFISALEQALLSPVAKMPVDGAILLAAMRGKP, from the coding sequence ATGGCAGAGAAAAAGCCCTCGGCGGGCAAGGTGGCGATGTTGCATGGACTGGTGATCACCTCTTCAGTCGATGCAGGAAGGATTGGGGAGATCACCCTGCCCGAGCTGGACAATAATTTCATTCTTGTCGCCACGAGGGATATCCCGGGAACCAATCGGATACGGGTGCTCGACAGTGCAGTACCCCTTTTGACTTCTTCCTCCATCTCCTACCATCGCCAACCGGTATTGGCGCTCTTCGGGTACGACAGCGAATCGGTCCAGCTCAAAGCTAGGGAGATCAACATCTCCTATCAGTTGCCGGGAAGCACCCAGGGTGAGGAAACGGTCATAGAATCCACCCCGTATACGTATCGCTACGGAAACCTCGAAACTGCAACCGCCGAGCCAGGTTTGGAGACCCTTGAGCGAACCTACCGCTTCTCAGGATCCGAATATCAGAGCAACACCCTCACCAGAATCAATGTGGAGATGGAAGAAGACATCCTGCACATCTACACCCCCACCCAGTGGCCCAGCCATGTCAGGGAGACAGTAAGTGACACTACCGGCATCCCAAAGCGCAAGATTGTGATCCACAGGCTCCCCTTCTATGCGCCCCATGATGAGATGCTCCTCGCCCCTTCCTCACTCTCTTCCCTCGCCTCCATTGCCTGCATCAAGGGACAGTGCCCGGTGGAGTTGTTGTGTTCCATTGAAAGCTCACGACCTGAGCTGACCATCAAGCGCAAGACCTGGTACCTCTCTGATGGGCACGTACATGCTGAGGCCATCGAGGTCCAGGTCAACCAAGGGTGTGAGCCTATGTTCAGCGAAGAGATGAGCAACCAACTCATTGCAGGCTTGGTCCCGCTCTATCCGCTTGCCGCACTTTCCATTTCGATCACCTTCCATACCAGCAACACCGCCCCGGCACACTTCTTCGGGGATCTGGGGTACAATGACGCGCTCTGTTCCACTGAGACACACTACAGCGCCCTTGCCAAACTGACCGGCTACAATCCCCTGACCTGGCGACTGAAGTTTGCAGCCGACAGCCCGAGCCACAGCCAGGCCATCCGCAGTGACAAGTATGCAAAGCTCAAGGATCTGATCAGTTCGGTAAGCGAACGATCGGATTTCCAACGCAAGAGTGCCGCCTATGAGATGCAAAAGCAGATGCGGGTCAAGCTCTCCACATTCTTCAATTACAGCAGGGGCATCGCCTTGGCCTGTGGAGCCGGAATCAGCGGGTTCAGCAGTGAGTGCCGATCGCTTCCCCAACAGCCGGTTCAGATCACGCTCAACCCCAACAACAAGGTGGAAGTGAACACCTCCTTCTACCGCAACGGATCCAGTGCAGAAATCTGGCGCCAGATCATCTGCGAGGAACTGGGAGTGGCAAAGAGCGACATAACCTTTCTGGAAGAACAGAAGGAGATGCTCGACAGCGGGCCCTCGGTCCTTGCAGCAAACAGCGGGAGAATGCCGATGCAAGTGCAGAAAGCCTGTACCCAGATCAAGGAAAAGCGATTCGTCCAGCCCCTGCCCATCTGCGAGAGCGTTTTCTCTTCCCGCCAAGCATCTGCGAAAGGATCCCTGTTCTTCAGCAACAGCTATGTGGCCGTCGCCTTGGAGTTGGAAGTCGACTCGGTCACCCTCCAACCGCTTGTCCGCTCGGTCTGGACCTCCATCTCACTCGCACGTATTTTCAACGAGCAGGTGCTCAAAAGCAAAATACGCCACACCATAGTCACCACACTTCGGGAAGCGGGAGCCCTGCTTTCCAACCGAAGCAGCTTTGACATCGACATTGTGATAAAAGGTGAGGGAGAGCAGATCTCTTCCTCCATAACCAGTGCCCTGAAGGGGGTGGTGAGTGCCGCCTTCATCTCGGCACTCGAGCAGGCCCTGCTCAGCCCGGTCGCAAAAATGCCGGTGGACGGGGCCATCCTGCTTGCAGCCATGCGAGGCAAACCATGA
- the ligA gene encoding NAD-dependent DNA ligase LigA has protein sequence MNAIQQEVRSLIKQLSEYQKAYYVDNRPQVSDLEYDRLFDRLQHLEQEHPELRFPDSPTQRVGSDLDADFPEVAHTIPVLSLDKSYSSEQLLSWIQKTETKLDEQVGIVIEEKIDGISIVLYYEEGVLVRAVTRGNGAVGNDVTANVRTISSVPLSIPTKETLAVRGEVYLPKASFALLNEQMEVPFANPRNLAAGTIRRVKSSQVAKVPLQIFVYEGFWESDTQLKDHLSILSALSSYGFRINENLAYFTQDARIAKQKLEEANLSGFAGSFADIASYLNAHTKQRRDLAYEIDGLVAKVDELSFRELLGYTEHHPRWAMAYKFESPQAQTEILAIDVQVGRTGRVTPVARVRPVQVAGSTISNITLHNQDYINMLELGLGDSVEISRRGDVIPAVERVIEKAEGGQGTYHMPTACPVCASTLVQKGAHTFCPNPRCPQQVKGRIEFFIGKDGMDIENFGPETASVLIDLGLVSDVDDLYRLDYRKALADQSGFGEKKIRLIEEGIQKSLNQPFRKVLVALGIPELGKKGADILVNAGLDSMDKLLEVAGTQDVQRLVSIRQIGEKSAQLYIDALNDPAMLRRIEALASLGLSMVEQQQKETDLAQIFAGQVWCVTGSFEHFNPRGLALGEVEKRGGRTVSSVTGKTTHLLAGSGAGSKLEAARKLGVAIVDEQMFLSLLESGVPKREEMQGEFSF, from the coding sequence ATGAATGCAATCCAGCAAGAGGTGCGCTCCCTCATCAAGCAGCTCAGTGAGTATCAGAAGGCCTACTACGTGGACAATCGTCCGCAAGTCAGTGATTTGGAATATGATCGTCTCTTCGATCGTTTGCAGCATCTTGAACAGGAGCATCCCGAGCTTAGGTTCCCTGACTCTCCTACACAACGCGTAGGCAGTGATCTCGATGCCGACTTTCCTGAGGTAGCCCATACCATTCCCGTATTGAGCCTGGACAAGTCCTACTCCTCCGAGCAACTGCTCTCCTGGATACAGAAAACCGAGACAAAACTGGATGAGCAGGTGGGAATCGTCATCGAGGAGAAGATCGATGGCATCTCCATCGTACTTTACTACGAGGAAGGGGTGCTGGTACGGGCGGTTACCCGCGGCAACGGTGCTGTGGGCAATGATGTGACGGCGAATGTGCGGACCATCTCATCGGTTCCCTTGAGCATCCCCACCAAGGAGACGCTGGCTGTGCGCGGTGAGGTGTATCTTCCCAAGGCCTCCTTTGCCCTGCTCAATGAGCAGATGGAGGTTCCCTTTGCAAATCCGCGCAATCTTGCTGCAGGTACGATCAGGCGGGTGAAGAGCAGCCAGGTCGCCAAGGTTCCGCTTCAGATATTCGTGTATGAGGGGTTCTGGGAGTCCGACACCCAGTTGAAGGATCACCTGTCGATTCTTTCGGCGCTTTCTTCTTATGGGTTTCGCATCAATGAGAACCTTGCCTACTTTACCCAGGATGCGAGGATTGCCAAGCAGAAACTGGAGGAGGCAAACCTGAGCGGCTTTGCCGGCAGTTTTGCGGATATCGCCTCCTATCTCAATGCTCATACCAAACAGCGAAGGGATCTTGCCTATGAGATCGACGGGTTGGTGGCAAAGGTGGATGAGCTCTCGTTCCGGGAGTTGCTGGGGTACACCGAGCATCACCCGAGGTGGGCGATGGCCTACAAGTTCGAGTCCCCACAGGCCCAGACCGAAATCCTTGCCATCGATGTGCAGGTGGGACGTACCGGCCGGGTGACCCCGGTGGCGCGGGTAAGACCGGTGCAGGTTGCCGGCTCGACGATCAGCAACATCACCCTGCACAACCAGGATTACATCAACATGCTTGAGCTTGGACTGGGCGATAGTGTGGAGATCAGCCGCCGTGGCGATGTCATTCCTGCTGTGGAGCGGGTGATAGAGAAGGCGGAGGGTGGTCAGGGTACCTACCATATGCCAACCGCGTGCCCGGTTTGCGCTTCCACCTTGGTGCAAAAGGGAGCCCATACGTTCTGTCCGAACCCGCGCTGCCCCCAGCAGGTGAAAGGACGCATTGAGTTTTTCATCGGCAAGGATGGGATGGATATCGAGAATTTCGGCCCGGAGACGGCCTCAGTCCTCATTGACCTTGGTCTGGTTTCGGATGTGGATGATCTCTATCGACTCGACTACCGCAAAGCCCTTGCAGACCAAAGTGGGTTTGGGGAGAAAAAGATTCGCCTGATCGAGGAGGGTATCCAGAAAAGCCTGAACCAGCCGTTTCGCAAGGTGTTGGTTGCTTTGGGTATTCCCGAGCTGGGAAAGAAGGGTGCGGATATCCTCGTCAATGCCGGCTTGGACAGCATGGACAAGTTGCTCGAGGTTGCCGGAACACAGGATGTGCAACGCCTTGTCTCGATCAGGCAGATAGGAGAGAAGAGCGCCCAGCTCTACATTGATGCCCTCAATGATCCGGCAATGCTCAGGCGTATCGAAGCCCTCGCTTCCCTAGGGCTCTCCATGGTGGAGCAGCAACAGAAGGAGACGGATCTTGCGCAGATCTTTGCCGGCCAGGTCTGGTGTGTGACCGGCAGCTTTGAGCATTTCAATCCCCGCGGTCTTGCCCTTGGGGAGGTGGAAAAGCGGGGAGGGAGGACCGTTTCCTCCGTTACCGGGAAAACCACCCACCTGTTGGCAGGAAGTGGGGCGGGGAGCAAACTTGAGGCTGCCAGGAAGCTGGGAGTGGCGATCGTAGACGAGCAGATGTTTCTTTCCCTGCTGGAGAGCGGGGTTCCCAAGCGGGAGGAGATGCAGGGAGAGTTCTCTTTTTAG
- a CDS encoding aminotransferase class I/II-fold pyridoxal phosphate-dependent enzyme, with protein MHALATELNETLRGTIVDAMLSDVGRRMFFPKGIVAQSAEAGQKATRFNATIGMATSKGQPMYLSDIYNQFAPDAFKPSELFAYAPGGGDQQLRTKWKEQMVRKNPSLEGKLLSQPIVTSGLTHGLSMLAQLFAQEGDTLVIPDLAWDNYELIFAHQVNASIATFRLYTDEGSFNVAGLEATLRSIPDRKARILLNFPNNPTGYTPTKVEMAAIASTLTNLAEEGMQLMVISDDAYYGLFFEEETATESLFAHLCDAHENIFAVKCDAATKEDMVWGFRIGFITYAGKALTKAHLEALDKKTLGIIRSTVSNCDKPGQSLLLKAMTKGVSYEADKEAARIEMEKRYRILKEALKKHEGNDLLLPHPFNSGYFMAFKTKGSAEVLRRHLLDAYQVGCINIADVTLRLAYCSVECDKIAELVDLVYQAAGEAWN; from the coding sequence ATGCACGCACTCGCTACTGAACTGAATGAGACGTTGAGAGGAACCATTGTGGATGCAATGCTCTCCGACGTTGGGCGCAGAATGTTTTTCCCCAAGGGGATAGTCGCCCAAAGCGCCGAAGCCGGCCAGAAAGCAACCAGGTTCAATGCCACGATTGGTATGGCTACCTCCAAAGGTCAGCCGATGTACCTTTCGGACATTTACAATCAGTTTGCCCCAGACGCCTTCAAGCCCTCCGAACTCTTTGCGTATGCCCCCGGTGGTGGGGACCAGCAACTGAGAACAAAATGGAAGGAGCAGATGGTCCGCAAGAATCCCTCGCTTGAGGGGAAATTGCTCTCGCAGCCCATCGTAACCTCAGGCTTGACCCATGGATTGAGCATGCTTGCCCAGCTCTTTGCCCAAGAGGGTGACACCTTGGTCATCCCAGACTTGGCTTGGGACAACTATGAGTTGATTTTTGCCCACCAGGTCAATGCATCCATTGCAACATTCCGCCTCTACACCGATGAGGGTAGCTTCAATGTGGCAGGACTGGAAGCAACACTGCGCTCGATTCCCGACCGCAAGGCACGCATTTTGCTCAACTTCCCCAACAATCCAACCGGCTACACTCCGACGAAAGTTGAGATGGCTGCCATTGCAAGCACTCTCACCAATCTCGCCGAGGAAGGCATGCAACTGATGGTCATCAGTGATGATGCCTACTACGGGCTGTTCTTTGAAGAGGAGACAGCCACCGAGAGCTTGTTCGCGCACCTGTGTGATGCCCACGAGAACATTTTCGCGGTCAAATGCGATGCAGCTACCAAGGAAGACATGGTCTGGGGATTCAGGATCGGCTTCATCACCTATGCAGGCAAGGCCCTGACCAAGGCACACCTTGAGGCGTTGGACAAGAAGACGCTGGGTATCATCCGCAGCACCGTCAGCAACTGTGACAAGCCCGGACAGAGCCTTTTGCTGAAGGCTATGACCAAGGGCGTAAGCTATGAAGCCGACAAGGAAGCTGCCAGAATTGAGATGGAGAAGCGTTATCGCATCCTCAAGGAAGCGCTCAAGAAGCATGAGGGAAACGACCTTTTGCTTCCCCATCCCTTCAACAGCGGCTATTTCATGGCATTCAAGACCAAAGGCAGCGCAGAGGTGCTCAGACGCCATTTGCTCGATGCCTATCAGGTTGGATGCATAAATATTGCCGATGTTACCCTCAGACTTGCCTATTGTTCTGTGGAATGTGATAAGATTGCTGAACTGGTGGATTTGGTCTACCAGGCGGCAGGAGAAGCATGGAACTAA
- a CDS encoding LysR family transcriptional regulator, translating into MELKAKLYLVDEDGNKFMGIGVLWLLEQVRHQNSLRKAAMALGISYSKAFGMVQNLEQSLGVAVLNRRKGGSSRDGATLTPFALEFLSLYRSFEQQAKEGLEAPYARFKQELNGLLAGIDEHGGEA; encoded by the coding sequence ATGGAACTAAAGGCAAAGCTCTACCTCGTCGATGAGGATGGCAACAAATTCATGGGAATCGGGGTGCTCTGGTTGCTGGAGCAGGTGAGGCATCAAAACTCGCTGCGCAAGGCTGCCATGGCACTTGGCATCTCCTATTCCAAGGCTTTCGGGATGGTTCAGAACCTGGAACAAAGCCTTGGTGTTGCTGTGCTCAACCGGCGAAAGGGCGGTTCGAGTCGGGATGGGGCTACGTTGACACCCTTTGCACTCGAATTCCTTTCTCTCTACCGATCGTTTGAGCAACAGGCCAAAGAGGGCCTGGAGGCGCCATATGCCCGGTTCAAGCAAGAGTTGAATGGCTTGCTTGCCGGCATTGATGAGCATGGAGGTGAAGCGTGA